AAATAACAAAACAAAGGCTTTAACTCGCCCTACCCCTCCTCATTTCAATCCGTCGGCTGACGGAGAGAAATCCCTACCAGCATACAAACAGATTTCTCATCCCATTACACTCCATTAGAAATGATGGGATTGTGAGATCTCTCCGTCGCTACGCTCTGTCGAGATGAGGGAAACCCCTTAATTATCCCGAGGGTTCTAAACCATCGTAGGGATTTGGCTTGATATAACGAGGGCTGCGCTTAGAGCGAAACCCTCGTAGGGATTAATACCATTGCAGTATATATCTTAAAGACACACCGTAAATAAAGACCTATCCTATAAAATCACTTAACTTATCTCCTCCTTTCTTAACCAAGAAAATATCCCACCAAAGTGTCATAACCAAAAGATTGATCATACGGTTAGCCATAGTTTGCTTATACCAGAACCAGTAATTTCCCGCTACCGATGATTCATAAGCCTTAAAGAAATTCTTCAAGAATGATTTATCGAAAAATCCTGTAGCAATATCGCTACCGATTATATAATCGTAAATTTTTTGACGTTTATTTCCATCGGAAAAGAACATTTCTAAGGGTGAAAAACCTCCTTGTTTTTTACGTGAAGTCACCTCTACCGGAAGTTTTGGTTTTATCAAAGCTTTTAGCAAATATTTAGAGACTCCTTTTCCCTTTGCAATATCCTCAACACTTCCTTTTACTTTTAAATTTCTTGGAAGTGATTTAACAAAATCAAAAACATCTTTATCAATATAGGTAAAAGCAAGGTTTACTCCATACATTTGTGAAATTCTTGAAGCTTTATTAATAATTACTTCTGTTGAGTTTTGCTTAATGTCAACATAAAAATTTCTAATATTAAATAAATCATCAAAAGAACCGGATTTATCGGGAATAGCTGATAAAACAGGATGCTCTTTAAAAGATTTACCACCTAAAAGTTGCTTAACCTGATATTCCTGAAAACCAAATTGATCGGGACGCATTATTCCAAGAATTTTATCGTTATGGAAGCGCGCTCTAAAGAAAATATTATCTTTTTCGAAAAAGGAATTTTTTGATATAGCTGAGAACACATTTTGTAAGGGTGATAAATAACGTTTTTTCAACAAATATTTATAAGCCAACTCTTTAAGCGCAGCCGTAAATAGCTGATCACTACCATCTCCCCCAAGAACTACAGGCAATTCTTTATCATGAACTAATTTCATTGCAGAGTTATTCAGCATCCATCCCGATTCAGAAAACGGATCTCCCATATTTTTCACCAAAAAAGGCAACTCTTCCAACTCGGAGCCATCCATCAAATATTCGTTATGTACTGCGCCAAACTGCTCCGCCATCATACGTGCATATGGTAATTCCGAAAAGGGATTGTCCTTAAAACCAATAGAATAGCTTTTTATCTTTCCTGAGAACACCTCAGGCAAAATAGAAATATTTCCACCGGAATCGTAACCTCCACTAAGCAATGCTCCAACGGTTTCCTGTCCTTTAATACGTCGGAGAATTGAAAGCTTAAATAAACGTTCATACTCTTCCCGAGCCTCGGTTTCGTCCATAGTTGTTCTACCGGAAACAAAATCCTCGTAAGTAAAAAGGCTACCTAATTTAAGACCTTCCTTATTTTTAGTTAAAATGCCACCACCTTCTAGTTTTTGCAATCCATTTAAAGAAGTTAGTGGAGCAGGAATATAACTATACATCAAATAAGATGCTATTGCATCCCTATTTGGGACAGCTTCAAAATCATTAAAATTAAATATTTGATCGAAAAGATTGGTAAAATAACGATTGGTAAAGAAAAGCATAGGTCCTTCGCCATATCTGTCTCTAACAGCAATAAATTCATCTTCCCTGTAAATCAAGATTAAAAATTTACCATTCAGTTTTACAAAAGCTTCTACTCCTTGTTTTAAAAATAAATGAATTAAAAGATTAGCATCTGCATTTTTTTTGGGAGTATAATGAATATCCAAATCTTCTTGATTATATATTATGCCACTAAAAAACAAAAGGATATTACCAATTCTAACTTCCTGAAAGTTATCCGTTAAAACAAAAGGATGATTCTTATTCGAGACAGCTGCGAAATTTAAATTAGAGTTAATATTGGTACTCAAATCAAAACTTCCATAAAGGTTGGTGGTTTTCATCTAAATCTTTTTTTGTAATAATGTTCGTTGCATAAAGCGGGTTAAAGATAGGAAAAGATTCTACATTTTTCATAGATTTGACCATAAAATATAAAAAATGCCCAATAGCACTCTCAATTCTTTTCCTCTAATTTCTATTATTACGGTAAACTACAACCAAGCTAAAACAACGATGGAGATGATAGAATCTCTTTCAAATATTACTTACCCAAATATAGAAATTATTGTTGTTGACAACGCCTCTACTAAAGAAAGCCCTCAAATAATAAAAAAAACATATCCTCGAATTATTTTAATAGAGAGTGTTCTGAATTACGGTTTTGCAGGAGGCAATAATTTGGGAATTATGCGTGCCCGTGGGGAATATATTTTGTTGCTAAATAACGATACTATAGTTGAACCTCACTTTCTTGAGCCCCTTGTAAAAAAGTTTCAGGATAATCCTAAAATCGGTGCAATTAGTCCAAAAATTCACTATTTCTACAAAAAAGACACTTTTCAGTATGCAGGATATACAGAAATAAATAAGTGGACTATACGTAACAAAACTATAGGAGAAAACGAGAAAGATACAGGACAATACGACGAAGATAGAGAAACGGCATACACTCACGGAGCAGCTATGATGGTACCTATGGAAGTGATTAAAAAAGTTGGTATGATGAGTTACGAATTCTTCCTCTACTATGAAGAGGCAGATTGGTGTTTAAGAATTAGGAAATACGGATATAAAATTATGTACGTTCATAACTCATTAGTATATCATAAAGGATCTGTTACTACAGGAAAAAACAGTGCCCTAAGAGTTCATTATTTAACAAGAAACCGACTTGTTTTTATGCGCAGAAATATACACGGGATAGAATTTGTATTCGCTCTACTATATCAGTTGGTTGTCGCAATTGGAAAAAACAGTATCATTTTTATACTAAAAGGAAAATGGAAACTCGCCGGTGCATATTGGTCTGGAATACTTTGGAATATTAAGAATGTTTTCAATAAAGAGATTCATGACAATCCTATGATATAATTTTTTACTCTCTTGTCATTAACCTACAAGCTTTCTTTGTAAGAAAACAAATAAATATTTGCATCCGAACTTTTTTTTTGTAATTTAGAATCGTCATTTGAATTCCAATTTTATATTAATTAATTCATATGCAAAAGAACAATTTAATGAAAGAAAAACCACTAGTTTCCGTTGTATCCGTACAATATGGCCATCCTGAGGTTACTTTAGAGATGATTAAGTCACTAAAAAAAATCTCTTATCCGAATATTGAAATCATAATCGTTGACAATGCAAGCCCTGACGGTAATCCCGACATTGTAAAAGAAGAGTATCCTGATATTATTTATATTAAAAGCGATAAAAATTTAGGCTTTGCAGGAGGTAATAATTTAGGGTTTAATGTAGCAAAAGGGAAATATATTCTAATGCTTAATAACGATACTGAGGTTGAAGCAGGATTCTTAGAGCCTTTGGTCGAAAAAATGGAAAGCGACCCAAAAATTGGTATTGTTAGTCCAAAAATAAGATTCTACAATAAGCCCGACACACTTCAATATGTAGGTTACGAACCAATTAATCCCATAACACAACGTGGAGGTGCAAAAGGATTTGGAGAAAAAGATACCGGGCAATACGAAGTTGATGCCGAAGCATCATATGGTCACGGAGCAGCTATGATGATTCCGATGAGTGTAATTAAAGAAGTTGGACTTATGGCAGATATTTTCTTTTTATATTACGAAGAATTGGATTGGGCTCATCGTATTCGTAATGCCGGTTACAAAATATTTTATGTGCATAATTCGCTCATTTATCATAAGGAATCTATCTCTACAGGTGGACGTATAAGCTCATTACGAGCCTATTATATGACACGAAACAGGATATTATATCTTCGACGGAATTTTTCAGGCATCACATTTTTATTAGCCTTACTATATCAAATGTTTATAGCTATACCTAAAAATACCGTAACAAATGTTATTAAGGGAGGTCCAAAATTTATCCGTCCGTACAGTATAGGTATTCTTTGGAATATTTATAATTTCCGAGCTAAGAAAGTACATTTTAGTCCAAAATTAAAAACTAAATAAAGTAATACTATGAATATAATTACTACACTTTTAGAAATTATTAACTGGATATTTTATGCTTATATAGCCATCACCAGCATTTACATCTTCATTTTTGCTATTGCCGGATTATTACCTCATAGAAGACGAATTCCCAAAGATAATATAGAACGGAAATTTGCCATTATGATTCCAGGCTATAAAGAAGATGAAATTATTGTTGAAGTCTGTAAAGATGCTTTAGAACAAAATTATCCTAAAGATAAGTTTGATATTATCGCGATAGCCGATTCTTATAAACCCGAAACTTTAGCTGCTTTACGTGAACTTCCCATTAAAGTTATTGAAGTATCTTTTGAAAAAAGCACCAAATCAAAAGCACTAAATAAGGCAATGGAAGTATTAGGCGATGATTATGATGTAGCACTTATTTTAGATGCAGATAATCTTATCGCCGAAGACTTTACAAGCAAAATAAATCAAGTATTTCAAGCGGGATATAAAGCTGTTCAAGGTCATCGTGTAGCCAAAAATGCAGATACCGGATTTGCTGTATTAGATGCAATTTCAGAAGAAATAAATAATCATATCTTTAGAAAAGGGGCTCGTGTTTTAGGTGTATCTTCTGCTATTATTGGTTCCGGAATGGCTTTTGAATACAGTTTCTTTAAAAATATGATGAAAGATGTACACGCTATTGGAGGATTCGACAAAGAGATAGACCTTAAAATGTGCCGCGATGGCATTACTATTGAATATGTACATGATGCATATTGTTACGATGAGAAGGTTCAAAAAGCAGAAGTTTTCCAAAATCAGCGTCGCCGATGGCTAAGTGCACAGTGGATTTATTTTAAACGCTTTTTCTTAGCCAGTTTTATTGCTTTTATTACCAAAGGAAATATCGACTACTTTAATAAAGCTTTCCATACTTTTCTTCCGCCACGAATATTATTATTAGGATTTATGGGTATTATTTTCATTATTAGCCTTTTCTTTTTCCCTAATCCAATAGCAATAGCCTGGATGGGGTTATTTGCCATAGTGGTACTCACTTTTTTATTTTCTATTCCCAGAAAATTCTACTCATTAACAACATTTAAAGCGATTCTGCTTCTCCCTAAAGGATTCTTTCTTATGTTTTTATCGTTACTTAAAATAAAAGGAGCCAACAAACAATTTTTACATACAAAGCATAGCAGCAGTGGAACAAACATTAAAGATATTAAAAACCAAAACAAATAATAAGATGATAGTAGGTAGAGATATTATTGTTGTAGGTATTCAACCTTGGGATATAGAAATAGGCAGTAATTGCAAAAATATTGCAGAGGAAATGGCACGATTTAACCGTGTGCTTTATGTTAATTCACCTTTAGATAGAAATACCAAGAAAAAAGACAAAAACGACGAAAGAGTTAAAAGAAGAATTAGAATTTCTAAAGGATTAGAAGAAGATTTGGTAGAGATAAAAGAAAATATGTGGAATCTCTTTCCTAAACATATGGTAGAATCTATTAATGCTATTCCCGACGGTTTTATATATGATATCTTCAATAAAAAAAGGAATAAAATTTTTGCTAATGATATCCAATCAGCTATTGATAGGTTAGGATTTAAAGATTTTATAATTTTTAACGATAGCTCGATGTTTTTGGGTCAAGATTTAAAGAGCCTTTTAAAACCCAAAACCTATGTTTACTATATGCGCGACTATTTAACCAAGAATCCATATTGGCGTAAGCACGGACTACGATTAGAGCCAAAATTAATAGCTAAAGCCGATGTAGTTGTCAACAACAGCACACTCTATACCGAATACGGAGCCAAGTTTAACAAACATTCCTATATGGTTGGACAAGGCTGCGATGTGAGCCTTTTTAATGATAAGGACAACAGCATTGCTATTGCTGATGACATAAAAAATATTGCAAAACCTATTATTGGCTACGTAGGCTTTTTATCCAGTCGCCGTTTAGATATCGACTTGCTCATTCATATAGCTAAAACTAAAAAAGAATGGCAAATTGTTTTAGTTGGTCCTGAAGATGATAACTTTAAGAATTCTGACTTACATAAATTTGAGAACGTTCACTTTTTAGGAAGCAGAGATTCTTCCATTTTACCGAATTATATTAAAGGTTTTGATGTATGTATGAACCCTCAATTAATAAATGATGCTACCATAGGAAATTACCCTCGTAAAATAGACGAGTATTTGGCAATGGGAAAACCGACTGTTGCCACAGCAACCAAAGCAATGGAATACTTCAAAGAAAATACTTATCTTGCAACTA
This window of the Bacteroidales bacterium genome carries:
- a CDS encoding glycosyltransferase, producing MNIITTLLEIINWIFYAYIAITSIYIFIFAIAGLLPHRRRIPKDNIERKFAIMIPGYKEDEIIVEVCKDALEQNYPKDKFDIIAIADSYKPETLAALRELPIKVIEVSFEKSTKSKALNKAMEVLGDDYDVALILDADNLIAEDFTSKINQVFQAGYKAVQGHRVAKNADTGFAVLDAISEEINNHIFRKGARVLGVSSAIIGSGMAFEYSFFKNMMKDVHAIGGFDKEIDLKMCRDGITIEYVHDAYCYDEKVQKAEVFQNQRRRWLSAQWIYFKRFFLASFIAFITKGNIDYFNKAFHTFLPPRILLLGFMGIIFIISLFFFPNPIAIAWMGLFAIVVLTFLFSIPRKFYSLTTFKAILLLPKGFFLMFLSLLKIKGANKQFLHTKHSSSGTNIKDIKNQNK
- a CDS encoding glycosyltransferase family 2 protein translates to MQKNNLMKEKPLVSVVSVQYGHPEVTLEMIKSLKKISYPNIEIIIVDNASPDGNPDIVKEEYPDIIYIKSDKNLGFAGGNNLGFNVAKGKYILMLNNDTEVEAGFLEPLVEKMESDPKIGIVSPKIRFYNKPDTLQYVGYEPINPITQRGGAKGFGEKDTGQYEVDAEASYGHGAAMMIPMSVIKEVGLMADIFFLYYEELDWAHRIRNAGYKIFYVHNSLIYHKESISTGGRISSLRAYYMTRNRILYLRRNFSGITFLLALLYQMFIAIPKNTVTNVIKGGPKFIRPYSIGILWNIYNFRAKKVHFSPKLKTK
- a CDS encoding glycosyltransferase — its product is MIVGRDIIVVGIQPWDIEIGSNCKNIAEEMARFNRVLYVNSPLDRNTKKKDKNDERVKRRIRISKGLEEDLVEIKENMWNLFPKHMVESINAIPDGFIYDIFNKKRNKIFANDIQSAIDRLGFKDFIIFNDSSMFLGQDLKSLLKPKTYVYYMRDYLTKNPYWRKHGLRLEPKLIAKADVVVNNSTLYTEYGAKFNKHSYMVGQGCDVSLFNDKDNSIAIADDIKNIAKPIIGYVGFLSSRRLDIDLLIHIAKTKKEWQIVLVGPEDDNFKNSDLHKFENVHFLGSRDSSILPNYIKGFDVCMNPQLINDATIGNYPRKIDEYLAMGKPTVATATKAMEYFKENTYLATTHEEWIIEIQKALDEDSVELQMQRTKCGMSHSWENNVKEIYKYIEAFEKRQIEK
- a CDS encoding glycosyltransferase family 2 protein yields the protein MPNSTLNSFPLISIITVNYNQAKTTMEMIESLSNITYPNIEIIVVDNASTKESPQIIKKTYPRIILIESVLNYGFAGGNNLGIMRARGEYILLLNNDTIVEPHFLEPLVKKFQDNPKIGAISPKIHYFYKKDTFQYAGYTEINKWTIRNKTIGENEKDTGQYDEDRETAYTHGAAMMVPMEVIKKVGMMSYEFFLYYEEADWCLRIRKYGYKIMYVHNSLVYHKGSVTTGKNSALRVHYLTRNRLVFMRRNIHGIEFVFALLYQLVVAIGKNSIIFILKGKWKLAGAYWSGILWNIKNVFNKEIHDNPMI